One window from the genome of Pyxicephalus adspersus chromosome 6, UCB_Pads_2.0, whole genome shotgun sequence encodes:
- the PDRG1 gene encoding p53 and DNA damage-regulated protein 1, which translates to MEAYGGMDTVLNYLQEVEKKAEDVLVDRRQIVDLDMRRNQNREALRALSKDTDKSETVTVCFGGMFIELPKNKTMEMIHQDQEQLDLEINAVRAQLKEKVNRLYEAQGKPELKGFNLTALDPAEMKAINKVLNG; encoded by the exons ATGGAGGCGTATGGTGGCATGGATACAGTGCTGAACTACCTGCAAGAGGTGGAGAAGAAGGCTGAGGATGTGCTGGTGGACAGGAGACAG ATTGTGGACCTGGATATGAGGAGAAACCAGAACAGAGAGGCTTTAAGAGCTCTAAGCAAAGACACGGATAAATCAG AGACCGTGACCGTTTGTTTTGGCGGAATGTTCATAGAGctgccaaaaaacaaaaccatggaAATGATTCATCAAG ATCAGGAGCAGTTGGATCTAGAAATAAATGCAGTCCGGGCACAgctgaaagaaaaagtaaaccgGCTATATGAAGCACAAG GGAAACCTGAACTGAAAGGATTTAACCTGACTGCGCTGGACCCAGCCGAAATGAAGGCAATTAATAAAGTGCTGAATGGataa